One window of the Chryseotalea sp. WA131a genome contains the following:
- a CDS encoding zinc carboxypeptidase: MKKLLAICLTLGCLSTAWSQVNLDYYLLFKTQYNPAIPTPQSVIGHQVGEWHITHDRLVNYMMALDKASDRISLEVIGQTHENRPVIVLIITSPKNHQNIEQIRMQHIQLSDPAKSGSLDVKDMPAVFYIGHSIHGNEASGANASLVTAYYLAAAQGPEIEKYLDNTVILFDPSFNPDGLQRFSGWVNARKSKVPNADPNDTEHNEAWPGGRFNHYWFDLNRDWLVAQHPESQARVKKFHQWKPNVLTDHHEMGTNATFFFQPGVPSRMHPLTPEKNLELTKKIGTYHAKALDEIGSLYYTQEGYDDFYYGKGSTFPDVQGAIGILFEQASSRGHAQESVNGILRFPFTIRNQFTTALSTLKAVNEMRIELLEYQREFYKNASAEAAKDLTKAVVVGSKDKAKLFHFAEMAARQQIAIHKLTSTQTINGKSFEAENSYVIPFNQAQYRLIKSMVEKRLQFKDSLFYDISSWTLPLAYGLEYEEVKTPISLGQKLTDIKMPEGKMIGKGEYAYVVEPFGYYIPRATYRLLSKNIRVKVATDPFFADGKKFERGTLLIHVENQEKVSAEQLQVYMKEIAEKDGLDVYALSTGLDYRGVSLGSPTFLTLKKPEIAMLVDGNVSPTDAGELWHLLDTRFQIPVTLLPTAVFNSTNINRYNTIIFPEGSYGSISDAAKEKLKAWTQAGGLVIGFESAVNWLTTSGLAKFETKKEEDAKKENAKQKPYADIEENRGAQETSGAIFEADADLTNPLMYGYTNSKIALFKPNNIFMQKAPGAYANPLSYGNAPLLSGYISKPNYAKLKNSSCLGVSALGRGRVIGFTENLAFRAFWFGTNKMVMNAIFYGPLLSNEVGR, encoded by the coding sequence ATGAAAAAACTACTCGCCATCTGTCTGACGTTGGGATGCTTATCGACCGCTTGGTCGCAGGTAAATCTTGACTACTATCTTCTCTTCAAAACCCAATACAACCCTGCCATCCCAACCCCTCAATCTGTTATCGGACATCAAGTGGGCGAGTGGCATATCACGCACGATCGGCTGGTAAACTACATGATGGCACTGGATAAAGCCTCCGACCGGATTTCATTAGAAGTTATCGGCCAAACCCATGAAAACAGGCCTGTAATTGTATTGATCATTACTTCACCCAAAAACCATCAGAACATTGAGCAAATTAGAATGCAACACATTCAATTGAGCGACCCAGCAAAATCGGGCAGTCTTGATGTAAAAGATATGCCTGCTGTATTTTACATCGGCCACAGCATTCACGGCAACGAAGCCAGTGGAGCTAACGCCTCGTTGGTCACCGCGTATTACCTAGCGGCAGCGCAAGGACCAGAGATTGAAAAGTACTTGGACAACACCGTCATTCTTTTTGACCCTAGCTTTAACCCAGATGGCTTGCAGCGATTTTCGGGTTGGGTAAATGCCCGCAAAAGCAAAGTGCCCAATGCCGACCCGAATGATACCGAACACAACGAAGCTTGGCCAGGCGGTAGATTCAATCACTATTGGTTCGACCTCAACCGCGATTGGCTGGTGGCACAGCACCCTGAGTCGCAAGCGCGCGTAAAAAAATTCCATCAGTGGAAACCGAACGTGCTTACCGACCATCACGAGATGGGCACAAATGCCACTTTCTTCTTTCAACCCGGTGTTCCTTCGCGCATGCATCCGCTCACGCCCGAAAAAAATTTAGAGCTCACCAAAAAAATCGGCACCTATCACGCGAAAGCGTTAGATGAAATCGGGTCACTCTATTATACACAAGAAGGCTACGATGATTTTTATTATGGCAAAGGCTCTACGTTTCCCGATGTGCAAGGGGCTATCGGTATTTTGTTTGAGCAGGCCAGTTCGCGCGGCCATGCGCAAGAAAGTGTGAACGGTATTTTGCGTTTTCCTTTCACCATCCGCAATCAGTTTACCACCGCGCTGAGTACGCTTAAAGCGGTAAATGAAATGCGCATAGAGCTTTTAGAATACCAGCGCGAATTTTACAAAAACGCTTCCGCGGAAGCGGCCAAAGATTTGACCAAAGCAGTGGTAGTGGGCTCGAAAGACAAAGCAAAACTATTTCACTTTGCAGAAATGGCAGCACGGCAGCAGATCGCTATTCATAAATTAACCAGTACCCAAACAATCAACGGAAAATCATTTGAAGCAGAGAATAGCTATGTGATACCGTTTAATCAAGCACAATATCGCCTCATCAAATCGATGGTGGAAAAGCGATTGCAGTTTAAAGACAGTTTGTTTTACGACATCAGTAGTTGGACGTTGCCGCTGGCCTATGGCTTGGAATACGAAGAAGTAAAAACTCCGATTTCGCTAGGCCAGAAACTGACAGATATAAAAATGCCAGAAGGCAAAATGATTGGCAAAGGAGAATATGCGTACGTGGTTGAGCCGTTTGGTTACTACATACCTCGGGCTACCTACCGTTTGCTCAGCAAGAACATTCGGGTAAAAGTAGCCACCGACCCCTTTTTTGCTGATGGGAAAAAATTTGAGCGAGGCACATTGTTGATTCATGTGGAGAATCAAGAAAAAGTTTCGGCCGAGCAACTACAGGTTTACATGAAAGAAATCGCAGAAAAAGATGGCTTGGATGTTTACGCGCTTAGTACAGGTCTCGATTACCGCGGTGTGAGTTTGGGAAGCCCTACTTTTCTTACACTGAAAAAACCAGAAATCGCCATGCTAGTAGATGGCAATGTATCCCCCACGGATGCAGGTGAGCTTTGGCATTTGTTGGACACACGGTTTCAAATTCCGGTGACGTTACTGCCCACCGCGGTATTCAACTCAACTAATATTAATCGCTACAACACCATCATCTTCCCGGAAGGAAGCTATGGCTCCATCAGCGATGCCGCAAAAGAAAAACTAAAAGCGTGGACGCAAGCAGGCGGTTTAGTAATCGGGTTCGAATCGGCCGTTAATTGGTTGACTACATCTGGTCTAGCAAAATTTGAAACCAAAAAAGAAGAGGATGCCAAAAAAGAAAATGCAAAACAGAAACCCTATGCCGACATCGAAGAAAACCGAGGTGCACAAGAAACCAGCGGAGCCATTTTTGAAGCGGATGCCGACTTGACAAATCCGCTGATGTATGGTTACACCAATTCCAAAATCGCGTTATTCAAACCCAACAACATCTTCATGCAAAAGGCACCCGGTGCTTATGCTAACCCACTCTCGTATGGAAACGCTCCACTGTTGAGCGGTTATATTTCGAAACCAAATTATGCCAAGCTCAAAAATTCTTCTTGCTTGGGAGTTTCTGCTCTAGGACGGGGCCGGGTGATTGGCTTTACCGAAAACTTAGCTTTTCGCGCCTTTTGGTTCGGCACAAACAAGATGGTGATGAATGCAATTTTTTATGGGCCGCTTCTGAGCAATGAGGTGGGAAGGTGA
- a CDS encoding four helix bundle protein, which yields MEYVESFRDLEVYKFSRLLSKEIFELTKSFPKEEMYSMTDQVRRSSRSIGAQIAEAWGKRRYEKHFVSKLTDADGEQLETQHWIELAFDCGYLSKTKTDELLNRCFSIGKMIGSMITKSSSFCKPDH from the coding sequence ATGGAATATGTCGAAAGTTTTCGAGACTTAGAAGTCTATAAATTCTCTAGACTGTTATCAAAAGAAATCTTCGAATTGACAAAAAGCTTTCCAAAGGAAGAGATGTACTCAATGACTGATCAGGTAAGAAGATCGTCAAGATCGATTGGTGCACAAATTGCGGAAGCGTGGGGCAAAAGAAGGTACGAAAAACATTTTGTAAGCAAGCTAACAGATGCAGATGGCGAACAGCTCGAGACCCAGCATTGGATTGAATTAGCCTTCGATTGCGGCTATCTATCAAAAACGAAGACAGACGAATTATTAAACCGATGTTTTTCTATTGGCAAAATGATCGGTTCAATGATCACAAAGTCGTCATCTTTTTGCAAACCTGATCACTAA
- a CDS encoding FMN-binding glutamate synthase family protein translates to MRKLFIISSILISAVFIVWSFFWPDMLLAFVIIIPIIYMGVVDMIQTKQSIRRNFPVLGRLRYVFEDLRPKIQQYFVESDTDGAPINRNERSVIYQRAKKQTDTVPFGTQLNVYAEGYEWITHSIAPKDFHKMDHSPRIRFGGKECQQPYDMSVLNVSAMSFGSLSKNAILSLNAGAKIGGFAHNTGEGGLSPYHLQPGGDIIWQIGTGYFGARTEDGNFSDEAFKTNAIKPNVKMIEIKLSQGAKPGHGGILPASKNTPEIAAIRLVKPGTTVFSPPFHSAFSTPKELVLFIKRLRDLSGGKPIGFKLCVGRKSEFLSICKAMVALKTYPDFITVDGGEGGTGAAPPEFTNSVGMPLLDALAFVDNALRGFGIRNEMKLIASGKILSGFHMVRAMALGADTCNCARAMMMALGCIQALECNKNTCPTGVATQDPYYMKGLVVEDKKTRVANYHKNTVESFVELIGAAGIDHPDKINRTHVYRRVFMNMVKTYEEIYPTLPEGCLLEGGDTPFDYEDYMKRASAESFEVV, encoded by the coding sequence ATGAGAAAACTATTCATCATTAGCAGCATACTTATTTCTGCCGTTTTTATTGTTTGGTCTTTTTTCTGGCCCGATATGCTGCTTGCATTCGTGATCATCATTCCTATTATTTATATGGGAGTGGTCGACATGATCCAGACAAAACAATCGATCAGGCGCAATTTTCCCGTGTTGGGTAGACTACGGTATGTGTTTGAAGATCTGCGTCCAAAAATCCAACAATACTTTGTGGAGTCGGACACTGATGGTGCTCCCATCAACCGCAATGAACGGTCGGTTATTTATCAGCGTGCAAAAAAACAAACGGATACTGTCCCTTTTGGTACGCAACTAAATGTGTATGCAGAAGGATACGAGTGGATCACCCATTCTATCGCGCCCAAGGATTTTCATAAAATGGACCATAGCCCTCGGATTCGTTTTGGAGGAAAAGAGTGTCAACAGCCATACGACATGAGCGTGTTAAATGTATCTGCTATGAGCTTTGGTTCACTCAGCAAAAATGCAATTCTGTCATTGAATGCTGGGGCAAAAATTGGTGGCTTTGCCCATAACACAGGTGAGGGAGGCTTGAGCCCCTATCATTTACAACCGGGAGGGGATATCATTTGGCAAATCGGTACGGGCTACTTTGGTGCCCGCACGGAAGATGGAAATTTTTCGGACGAAGCGTTTAAAACAAACGCCATCAAGCCAAACGTAAAGATGATAGAAATAAAATTATCACAGGGGGCAAAACCAGGGCACGGAGGTATTTTGCCAGCCTCCAAAAATACTCCAGAGATTGCTGCCATTCGTTTGGTGAAGCCTGGCACTACCGTTTTCTCACCACCCTTTCACAGTGCCTTTTCCACTCCAAAGGAGTTAGTCTTGTTCATCAAAAGATTAAGAGATCTTTCTGGAGGCAAGCCGATTGGTTTTAAGTTGTGCGTAGGCAGAAAAAGTGAATTCCTTTCCATTTGCAAAGCGATGGTAGCTTTAAAAACATATCCCGATTTTATAACAGTGGATGGTGGCGAAGGTGGCACGGGCGCGGCTCCGCCCGAATTCACCAACTCGGTAGGCATGCCTTTACTTGATGCATTGGCATTTGTTGACAATGCTTTGCGCGGTTTTGGTATACGAAACGAAATGAAACTCATCGCTTCTGGAAAAATATTGAGCGGCTTCCACATGGTAAGGGCCATGGCACTAGGTGCAGATACCTGTAATTGCGCGCGTGCAATGATGATGGCTTTAGGCTGCATCCAAGCGCTGGAGTGCAACAAAAATACTTGCCCCACTGGTGTGGCTACGCAAGACCCCTACTACATGAAAGGGTTGGTTGTTGAGGACAAAAAAACCAGGGTGGCAAACTACCATAAAAATACTGTTGAAAGCTTCGTGGAGTTGATTGGCGCTGCCGGCATAGACCATCCGGATAAAATCAATCGCACGCATGTGTACCGCAGAGTATTCATGAACATGGTAAAAACCTATGAAGAGATTTACCCCACTCTTCCCGAAGGATGTTTATTGGAAGGTGGCGATACACCTTTTGACTATGAGGATTACATGAAGAGAGCAAGTGCCGAGAGTTTTGAGGTGGTCTAA
- a CDS encoding RagB/SusD family nutrient uptake outer membrane protein yields MTKKLLLIAVFISVFSACNTDELKLVNPNQPTKASLTSETGVNAFATGIYEKFLGFRNDLENGNSGFMSNICMMNNLGDDGVIHYGNFGWRFWAVYNKITLPNGTNLPHTIVPYVSMTEQMKNTNSRAAGDRNGTKYEWYSAYLTIGQCNALLEALDKTILFSGNAATKKATLQAWALWWKGFMYSRVGSLYLGGIINNKVGETNGNYKDRTEIIVEANRNLDLASALLAAIAPGDADYTSTINGLVPGFNGTGISAANWVRMINTMKARNLVVNKKVSAMTAGDWANVITLCNAGMTASDLPFNYGMSSDGTNDLAGNFWHTNYLANVEQDWVRVSERLVQEYKPGDQRLAKNFEPYPYDGGFSPAFRNRGLNFGTTWAFTDVENGGKFATAANQGLWPISPTYEENQLMLAEAKIRTNQLDAGLTHVDNVRTFQGAGIANVSGTGLNTAQAIEEFRRERRAAMALWGLSFYDARRWGVIDKQSAGGGRSNANVLVPANVYDPEGDGIPGVYPCYIEYDYAGYWDLPANELDFNKPLEGSVAVKQ; encoded by the coding sequence ATGACAAAGAAATTATTATTAATAGCTGTCTTTATCTCCGTGTTTTCTGCATGTAATACGGATGAACTAAAATTGGTTAATCCTAACCAGCCCACAAAGGCATCCTTAACTTCCGAAACTGGGGTAAATGCTTTTGCAACAGGTATCTATGAAAAATTTTTAGGATTCCGCAATGATCTTGAAAATGGGAATAGTGGATTTATGTCTAATATCTGCATGATGAATAACTTAGGTGATGATGGTGTCATTCATTATGGAAACTTTGGTTGGAGATTTTGGGCGGTCTACAACAAAATTACGCTGCCGAATGGCACTAATTTACCACATACAATAGTCCCGTATGTATCGATGACTGAACAAATGAAGAATACTAACTCACGAGCAGCTGGTGACAGAAATGGCACAAAGTATGAGTGGTATTCGGCTTATTTAACTATCGGGCAGTGCAACGCATTGTTGGAGGCGTTGGATAAAACAATTCTATTTAGCGGTAATGCAGCAACCAAAAAGGCCACGTTGCAGGCATGGGCACTTTGGTGGAAGGGATTTATGTATTCCAGAGTTGGATCTTTGTACTTGGGTGGAATTATAAACAATAAGGTAGGCGAGACCAATGGAAACTATAAGGATCGAACAGAGATCATTGTGGAAGCAAATAGAAATCTAGACTTAGCTTCTGCGTTGTTAGCGGCCATAGCCCCTGGTGATGCCGATTATACATCTACAATTAACGGACTTGTTCCGGGATTCAACGGAACAGGCATTTCTGCTGCCAATTGGGTGAGGATGATCAATACCATGAAGGCGAGAAATTTGGTGGTGAATAAAAAGGTTTCTGCTATGACAGCTGGGGATTGGGCAAATGTGATCACTCTTTGCAATGCCGGAATGACAGCCTCAGACCTGCCATTCAATTATGGAATGTCAAGCGATGGGACTAATGACCTAGCGGGAAATTTTTGGCACACCAATTATTTGGCCAACGTGGAGCAAGATTGGGTGCGAGTTAGCGAGCGACTGGTTCAGGAGTACAAACCCGGTGATCAGAGACTAGCGAAAAATTTTGAACCGTATCCTTATGATGGAGGTTTTTCGCCTGCCTTCAGAAACAGAGGATTGAACTTTGGCACTACTTGGGCTTTTACAGACGTTGAGAATGGTGGAAAATTTGCTACGGCAGCCAATCAGGGACTCTGGCCAATTTCGCCAACCTATGAAGAAAACCAGTTAATGCTTGCCGAAGCTAAGATCCGAACAAATCAATTGGATGCTGGCTTGACTCATGTCGATAATGTTAGGACTTTCCAAGGTGCTGGAATAGCTAATGTAAGCGGAACGGGTTTAAACACTGCTCAAGCTATTGAAGAATTTAGAAGAGAAAGAAGAGCGGCTATGGCGTTGTGGGGTTTATCTTTTTATGACGCTCGTAGATGGGGTGTAATTGACAAGCAAAGTGCCGGAGGAGGTCGTTCAAATGCAAACGTTCTTGTTCCAGCTAATGTTTACGATCCAGAGGGAGATGGTATACCAGGTGTATATCCGTGCTATATTGAATATGATTATGCAGGATATTGGGACTTGCCAGCCAATGAGCTTGACTTTAATAAGCCACTAGAAGGTTCTGTTGCGGTTAAACAGTAA
- a CDS encoding SusC/RagA family TonB-linked outer membrane protein — protein MKKFLLLCFSFVFVLSAWAQERVITGRVSSTEDGSALPGVNVIVKGTTSGSVTDADGKYSLSVPASGGSLVFSFIGLKTAEIEIGDRTVVDVQLGLDVTQLSEIVVTGVGVATEKRKLPIEVATMGAKDFPQSAVASLDQALQGKIAGAQIQLTSGAPGSAANIQLRGINSLGSTQPIILMDGVQISAGNGDSPLQGLDMTNVERIEVVKGAAAGMLYGAQGANGVIQIFTKKGSRDRRVNISVSSKVIIDEIIRGSVPLNAQKHYFQTDSQGFIVDGSGARIAPNANGTWTSPASLLSGSLKNDKPYREATPDHLSQAYRQAVSTNSTVNISGGSEKLDYSLNVNYLKQQNVRFGELERTNIGLNIGTELVKGLTLRSTSQLQLQQDNLLSGNRFAMINNDAWVDFNATLPTGFKVIKPRSTNEFNPLSELEWRTRSAKDVRVIQSFNFNYKFPKFVTLDYKYGVQYYNSNGTDVTRSQAGFVTPASAFWGPPPGTGQYFQNNSKSVYQNSLLTALINFDFKEDFGFGIPIKTVTQLTYDYRKDENSYFSATANGFSYPPYNLNNGTTQAAFSNEGAFTTFGYLINQTIEYGDIAGVSVGFRSDYSSEFGFNSAGTSITPFGFPRGTAYFNLSQLIDAQFLTNWKFRGAYGEAGVQPFNYARQDVLSSQLYGSTPGLFNQAVARNPALSVQRTKEIEVGTDFTITPSFSDRWLTKIDVAFTYWDRKSTDIIQQANQGQTTGVSAVVNNNISLGSKGMDISVDLGVFTSSNFTWNLGARIGTAETLVDQLSLNIPVPYGPSGLFLNRVGAPLGIMTGQYAISSLDAKRPDGTPYITTPADFSVVNTQYGSIVVNNISKAAVVSSSTDLVDIGNPQPSYFGSLINDFSFLKNFQLNMQWDFMVGNKIYNQTRQWLYRDNISKDYDLPITVAGESGAWVQTYASLYNSVSPISWFVEDGSFARLRNLSLTYNLGSAVRGKWAKQISVNFAARNLVTITGYRGLDPESVSSGASVGGTAQGAGISQIGNNQNPSDGPARGIDSFNFPNLKSYQFGVTIGF, from the coding sequence ATGAAGAAGTTTTTACTGTTGTGCTTCTCATTCGTTTTTGTGCTCAGTGCCTGGGCGCAAGAACGAGTGATTACAGGTAGGGTCTCGTCCACGGAAGACGGATCGGCTTTACCTGGTGTGAATGTGATCGTTAAAGGTACCACCAGTGGATCTGTTACAGATGCCGATGGAAAGTATTCTCTTTCCGTACCTGCCTCTGGCGGCAGTCTCGTTTTCTCTTTTATCGGTTTAAAGACCGCTGAGATTGAGATAGGAGATCGAACAGTCGTTGATGTTCAGCTTGGATTGGATGTTACCCAACTTTCTGAGATCGTTGTCACTGGTGTAGGGGTAGCTACTGAGAAAAGAAAACTTCCAATTGAGGTAGCGACAATGGGAGCAAAGGATTTTCCGCAAAGTGCTGTTGCTTCACTTGACCAAGCACTTCAAGGTAAAATTGCAGGAGCACAGATACAACTTACTAGTGGTGCCCCTGGATCAGCAGCGAATATTCAGTTGCGAGGTATCAATTCGTTGGGTTCTACGCAGCCTATTATTCTAATGGATGGAGTTCAGATCAGTGCGGGAAACGGAGATTCTCCTCTTCAGGGGTTGGATATGACCAACGTTGAGCGAATTGAAGTTGTAAAGGGTGCAGCTGCTGGTATGCTTTACGGAGCTCAGGGTGCAAATGGTGTAATTCAAATTTTCACCAAGAAAGGGTCACGCGACAGAAGAGTGAATATTTCCGTAAGCTCGAAAGTAATAATTGATGAGATCATCAGAGGGAGTGTGCCTCTAAACGCACAAAAGCATTATTTTCAAACAGATAGTCAAGGGTTTATTGTCGATGGGAGCGGTGCTAGAATTGCTCCAAACGCAAATGGAACTTGGACTAGCCCGGCCTCATTACTCAGTGGATCATTAAAAAATGATAAGCCATACAGGGAAGCAACGCCCGACCACCTTTCTCAAGCTTACAGACAGGCCGTTTCAACCAATTCTACGGTGAATATCTCTGGAGGAAGCGAGAAATTGGACTATTCTTTAAATGTCAATTATTTGAAACAACAGAACGTTCGATTTGGTGAATTGGAAAGAACGAACATTGGATTAAATATTGGAACAGAGTTGGTAAAAGGGCTAACCCTACGGTCAACTTCCCAATTACAACTCCAACAGGATAATCTTTTAAGTGGAAATCGCTTTGCCATGATTAATAATGATGCCTGGGTTGATTTCAATGCCACACTTCCAACAGGCTTCAAAGTAATAAAGCCGAGGTCTACGAATGAGTTTAATCCACTTTCAGAACTCGAATGGAGAACGCGGAGCGCCAAAGATGTTCGCGTTATTCAGAGTTTTAATTTTAATTACAAATTTCCAAAGTTTGTGACATTAGATTACAAGTACGGAGTACAATATTACAACTCAAATGGGACGGATGTCACAAGAAGTCAGGCTGGTTTTGTAACACCAGCATCAGCTTTTTGGGGACCACCTCCGGGAACTGGGCAGTATTTTCAGAACAATTCTAAATCGGTGTATCAAAACTCGCTGCTAACCGCTCTTATTAACTTTGATTTTAAAGAGGATTTTGGCTTCGGTATTCCCATTAAAACGGTTACTCAATTAACGTATGACTACCGTAAGGATGAGAATAGTTATTTTTCTGCGACAGCCAATGGCTTTAGCTATCCGCCATACAATTTAAACAATGGTACTACCCAAGCTGCTTTTTCAAATGAAGGAGCATTTACAACTTTTGGGTACCTCATCAATCAAACAATTGAGTACGGGGATATCGCGGGTGTGTCGGTTGGGTTTAGATCGGATTACTCTTCGGAATTTGGATTTAATTCAGCAGGTACGAGTATCACTCCTTTTGGATTCCCACGGGGTACAGCCTATTTCAATCTTTCTCAATTGATTGACGCGCAGTTTTTGACCAATTGGAAATTTAGGGGAGCCTATGGAGAGGCAGGTGTTCAGCCGTTTAACTACGCAAGACAGGATGTACTTAGCTCGCAGTTGTATGGATCAACTCCTGGATTGTTTAATCAGGCGGTTGCTCGAAATCCAGCTTTGAGTGTTCAACGAACAAAGGAGATTGAGGTTGGAACAGATTTCACGATTACACCCTCTTTTTCTGATCGTTGGTTAACAAAAATAGATGTTGCTTTTACGTATTGGGACAGAAAAAGCACCGATATTATTCAACAAGCAAACCAAGGTCAAACAACCGGTGTATCGGCAGTAGTAAACAATAATATCTCACTTGGTTCAAAAGGTATGGATATTAGCGTTGATCTTGGCGTGTTCACCAGTTCAAATTTCACTTGGAATTTAGGTGCACGAATTGGTACTGCAGAGACTTTGGTGGATCAGTTATCCCTCAATATTCCGGTACCTTATGGGCCAAGTGGCCTGTTCTTAAATCGAGTTGGAGCTCCCCTCGGTATTATGACCGGCCAATACGCAATCTCCTCCTTGGATGCGAAGCGACCTGATGGCACACCTTATATTACTACCCCTGCAGATTTTAGTGTAGTTAATACACAGTATGGTTCAATTGTAGTGAATAACATCAGTAAGGCTGCTGTCGTGAGTTCATCTACCGATCTGGTAGATATTGGCAATCCACAGCCATCCTATTTTGGCTCATTGATCAATGATTTTTCTTTCTTGAAGAATTTTCAATTGAATATGCAGTGGGATTTTATGGTGGGTAATAAGATATACAACCAAACTCGTCAGTGGTTATACAGAGATAATATTTCTAAAGACTATGATCTACCTATTACTGTTGCGGGTGAAAGTGGCGCTTGGGTTCAGACCTATGCAAGTTTATACAACTCGGTTTCGCCAATTTCGTGGTTTGTAGAAGATGGATCATTTGCCAGGTTAAGAAATCTTTCTTTGACTTACAATTTAGGCAGCGCGGTAAGAGGAAAATGGGCAAAACAAATTTCGGTCAATTTTGCTGCAAGAAACCTAGTCACTATTACTGGCTATAGAGGTTTGGATCCAGAATCTGTTTCATCAGGTGCTTCGGTGGGCGGTACCGCTCAAGGAGCAGGCATTTCGCAAATTGGAAACAATCAAAATCCTTCGGATGGACCGGCAAGGGGTATTGACTCTTTCAATTTTCCTAACTTGAAGTCCTATCAGTTTGGCGTTACAATCGGATTTTAA
- the rpmA gene encoding 50S ribosomal protein L27 gives MAHKKGEGKVKNGRESESKRLGIKAFGGQKVIGGNIIVRQRGTKHHPGRNVGMGKDHTLFALIPGTVVFKKGKENKSFVSVVAEA, from the coding sequence ATGGCACATAAAAAAGGGGAAGGTAAAGTAAAGAACGGCCGCGAGTCGGAAAGCAAACGCCTAGGTATAAAAGCTTTTGGTGGCCAAAAAGTAATTGGCGGCAACATTATCGTTCGCCAGCGCGGCACAAAGCATCACCCGGGTAGAAATGTGGGCATGGGAAAAGACCATACGCTTTTCGCCTTGATTCCTGGTACAGTAGTCTTTAAAAAAGGAAAAGAAAATAAGTCTTTTGTTTCGGTAGTAGCTGAGGCATAG
- the rplU gene encoding 50S ribosomal protein L21, translating into MYAIVEIAGKQFKVSKDQYIYAPKMEGDAGTAVSFDKVLLTDADGSVQVGSPTVSGVKVSGKILEHVKGDKVIVFKKKRRKGYAKRNGHRQQYTKVQIESIG; encoded by the coding sequence ATGTACGCCATTGTTGAGATTGCCGGTAAGCAGTTTAAGGTTAGCAAAGACCAATATATATATGCGCCTAAAATGGAGGGCGATGCAGGAACTGCTGTTTCGTTCGATAAAGTTCTTTTAACAGATGCAGATGGCAGCGTGCAGGTGGGATCTCCTACTGTTTCTGGCGTGAAGGTTTCTGGCAAAATCCTAGAGCACGTAAAAGGTGATAAAGTTATTGTGTTCAAGAAAAAGCGCAGAAAAGGTTATGCAAAACGCAATGGTCACCGTCAACAATACACGAAGGTGCAAATTGAAAGCATTGGATGA